A region of the Phaseolus vulgaris cultivar G19833 chromosome 11, P. vulgaris v2.0, whole genome shotgun sequence genome:
AAGTGAATAAGCTTCAAGTGGAGAAGGAATTCCTCGAAAAGCAGCTAGCCTCCCAGAACTCCAAGATCGAGGAATTGGAGAAGTCCAACTAGGAACTCATCGATGACATGGCGGGCACATTTGAGGAGGGGTTTaaagaggctctggcccaagcCACGTGCGAAAACCCAGGGATTGACACCTCCAATTGTGACCCCGGCAACCAGATTATTGATGGAAAGGTGGTGCCCCTCGACCTCGGGGAATGAGTAGTATTTAATAGATCTCTATCTTCTTTGCAAATTTGTGTTTACGCCCTTGAACTATCTGTAACTCTGACATccaactttatttatttaaatatcattCGACCCTTATCTTTACATTCTTGTTCGCCTTTAGCTTCTCTTGCACCTTTATCTGCTTTCTTTACTATAATAGAGGCGTAATTGGTATTTACCTCCGATGTATCTCTTCGTCACTTTTCCTTTAACTCTCTAGGTAGCACGTGACTTTCTTTCTTACTCTTCCTTTCTAAGTCGTGATGCATACCCTTCTCTCGATTTTTTTCGCTTCAAACTTCACTTGGCCTTCGTATCTGCGGGGAATCTACctcatgaaggcgtcgcctgcctCGTCGTCGCCCAAAGGCATAGGAGGACTTAACTTCGTGTCTTATCATCACTCAAAGGTGAAAGAGGATTTCTCTTCGTGCCTCATCATCACTCAAAGGTGAAGGAGGACCTCTCTTGCCTTTACGGCCTTTGATAACTCGTGCTCTTCACTCTTCTTCTTATTACTCTTCGATTTTCTTTTGCCTCTACAACTTgctcttcgctttcttgaatcCCAAGGCACTTACTGCCAAAGGTATTGCTAGCTTTGTCATCACTTAGGATGAGAAAGGGTCTCGTCTCTTctatggcctcgacatcgccCAAGGGCGAAGGAGGGCTTTATCTCTTCCTctgtggcctcgacatcgctcgaaGGCGAGGAAGGCTTATCTTATCTGTATTGGgtgtccacgctcgaggagagacctgctgaACGCGAGGTCGTATCATCCTTagcgtgtctaaacacttgggacaaagtcaCGCTTTTGGTGtccacgcccgtggagaggcctattacagcagcatcgtatcgtccacggggtgtctaaacacctAGGCAACTTTGCCCTTATCTCTGCGCGCTTCGTGCCCACGCTTGAGAAGAGGCCCACCCGGGGGTAGTGCCATTTCGTTCCcagggtgtctgaaaacaccaaggcgatcagtgttcttggtgcccacgcccagggAGAGGCGTGTGGGAAACATCGTCGTATCGTCCCTGGtttgtctaaacaccaagatgacTAGGGATTTTGGTGATTACGCCTAAGGAGAAGGTTTCCTGGAGGATGGCGCTTCTCCTCAAGTGCGTGTATCTGCACCAAGTGACCTGGTTCTCCACTGCTCCGAAACTTCGTATTGTCTGATGCCCACACTCGAAGGAAACGCCCTCCGCCACTTCCTTACGCgaggaaaaagagcgtccccttgtGTAATTCATAAttcttcaactgaaataaaattttaaattggccgcattccagctgcgtgggatggggcccccttctagagtctctaacttgtacgaaccatttcccttggcttcggttattctgaagggtccggtccacttgggagataacttgttctccaactcgtaaggaTGAGCCTTCCGCATGACCAAGTCAGCTACTTggaactgtcgcggctttaccttagagatATACTGATGCTCCACTCTCCTCTTTACAGCTTCAGCCTTTATCCTCGCTTCTTCTCTGGCCTTGTCTAACAGGTCTagattcacctttctttcttcgttggattcttctgcCACAAAGCTTAGGAAACGCGGAGAACTCTcgtggatctctactgggatcatggcgtctgaCCCGAATAAtaggctgaaaggcgtctccatgatggaagattgaggcgtggtgtggtaagcccacacaatccttggcacttcttctgcccacgcctatttagctttctctagtcttcgcttcagccccctcagcaaaactctatttgttgattctacctgcccattcgtctgggggtgttcgactgatgcaaacatTTGCTTGATCCCTACCTTTGCACACTGCTTCCCCAACTattggctcgcaaactgagtgcCATTATCTGAGATGAGATGCCTTGGCACcccgaaacgacacacaatgttcttccaaacaaaatgttgtaccttgtgcgcagtgatctgtgtcATTGGTTCTGtctctatccacttcgtgaagtactcaatggcgactatcaaatacttcatctgccttatcgccagagggaaaggccccagaatatcgattccccatgtgtggaagggCCATTGGCTTTAAATCGATCTCAGTTCCTctggaggtgccttatgccagtctgcatgcatctggcactgcttgcatcgcTGGGCGTATCTTACACAATCCTCCCTCACCGAAGGCCAATAAAACCCTGCGCGAATCACCTTGGAAGCCAATGATCTTCCCCCCACGTGTCTTTCGCAAATCCCCTCGTGAAGCTCTGACATGATCTtcgtacactcgtcgccactcacGCATGTCAGAATTGGATGCATGAACTCATGCCTAAATAGCACTCCATCAACGAGAGTGTACCTTgcagagttcttctttatcctcTTTCCTTCTCAAGGATCTGCTGGGAGAATCCCATCTGCGATGTATCGCCTATAAGGCGTCATCCACGTGTCGCCTTCCTCCAAGGCACATACTTGCACATACTTCTCTCCTTCGGGCGAGGCCGCGCAGGTGCTGATGCGGGGTGTCCTCGCCGTATCTTGAATCAAAGAGCGATGGCTCCTTGGCTTTCCTCATGTTGCGCTAATGTGAAGaacgtccaccctgttgtctgccACAAACCTTCGCGGTgttttgagcgtctcttggatgactgtcctctgccttccccccttgcctgagctggccagcttggcgagcaggtcagctatGGCATTTTCCTCtctagggacatgcaccagctcaaatGTAGCGAAAGCTCCCTTCAATACTTGGACATACTTCAGATATGCTGTCGTCTGCGGATCCTTTGCTTGGTACTCCCCTGTTACTTGCCTTGCGACCAACTGGGAATCACTCTTCGCCAAGAGACTTTGAGcgcccatttccttggccaagagcattccaaCAATTAGCGCCTCGTACTCAGCTTGGTTATTGCTTGCATTGAAGGCGAAACgtaaggcctgctcgatcaacaccccattaggcccctccaagactattccagCACCACTTCCCTCTTGGTTGGAGGACCCATCTACCGATAGCATCCACTGTGATCCTAACTCCCCCTCTTGAGGGCCTCCTCCTGGTGAGAGC
Encoded here:
- the LOC137836598 gene encoding uncharacterized protein; this translates as MNPGDIKGQVYADFVAELSPGGGPQEGELGSQWMLSVDGSSNQEGSGAGIVLEGPNGVLIEQALRFAFNASNNQAEYEALIVGMLLAKEMGAQSLLAKSDSQLVARQVTGEYQAKDPQTTAYLKYVQVLKGAFATFELVHVPREENAIADLLAKLASSGKGGRQRTVIQETLKTPRRFVADNRVDVLHISAT